The Setaria italica strain Yugu1 chromosome VIII, Setaria_italica_v2.0, whole genome shotgun sequence genome includes the window AAGCCTGCTTGGCAGAATGAGGAGTAAATGAATATCATCAATCCTCTTGGTTGCACTCAATTCAGCTTATAAATGAGTTGATGAGCACAAAATAAGAGTTTATGTGCTAAACTTTGAAtaaaagtacaataaaactattCGAACCTTGTATTTTTTGCAGACAGCTATAATCTCAGGGAGTTTACACAATTCCCCTTCCATGCTATAGATACCCTCAACAATGACAATGATCTTCTTCCATGGTCTGTGTGTCCGTGGCTGACCACCAGCTATCTGCTCTCTCAGGACCTCTTCCAAATGAGCAGGGGCTGCAAGAGTACATTTGCAACAAAGTCATTAATCATTATAAACCAGACATACCAAATACTACACTACATTATTCCAAGGCATAGAAGCTTACAGTTATGCTGGAAAACCCTGACAGTTGCGCCAGATCCTCTTGCTCCATTGACAATTGAGTTATGGTTCAGAGAATCACTAATTATCAGCCCACCCTGGAATATTGTGAAACGGTAAAATGAGTAATCACCTCTCAGTTTAACCACATTTTACTCAAAATGGATATAATAAGAATTCAAACAAACCTTTCCAATTAGGCAGGGAATGATGGCAGAGTTTGTAACATAACCCATGCCAAATAGGATGGCAGCAGGCTTTCCAACAAAACGTGCGGCCAATTCCTCCAGCTCAGTGTGAAGTTTTGTCGTGCCTGTTGCCAGATGAAAGGAATCAACTTTACTAATTTGGGTTCCCAAAAGGTTGTTAAAGTAAAAGCATGTTGAGAATCTAGGCATACCGCCATCAACACGAACACTGCAGGTGCTTGCGGAGTATTTCTTGAGAGACTGAATAACACGCGGGGTGCAGTACTCATCTGCTGCAGCAAATCCAAGGTAGTTGTAGGATCCCAAATTGAGGCATCTAGTGGTATTTGAGGTACGCCTGCAACAATAGTGAGAGCATTAACCACAGTTGAAACTTGCTTTTCATTCCatttattttggatcatacTCAATTGCAACATTGAGAAATGTTTCAACGGTAAACTTGACTGTGTTCATAATTGGGATATACTGCCTATTGCCTAAGCTAACTTATTCCTTATAAATTATAATAGAGCAAATACTTACTGCAGTGTCTTGTTATTGTCGTTTGAGGTGCGCTCAACAACATCAAACCAGGAATCTGGTGCGCTTGCAATCGGCCTACCAAAGCAATCCTGCAAAACCACAGAGGGAGGATTGTTATATCCAGTGCCATTAACAATGAAGTAGCTGAAGGGGACAATCCGGCTCAACGAAACAGAATGGAATCACAGATTAACTAGAAAATACATGTACTTCAGAGCTCAGTCAAATTCATCTATTGTTTCAGAATGTAGTATCTTGATCCACAATAATACTTATTACATGTTTATCTGTTCACCAGTGTCAGGTGCATCTGGAATTCAATGGCAAGAAGAATCAAGCAAACATCATAGCCACCCAACTTGATTTCCAAAAAGTCAGGGAACATAAGCTTAGAAAATCAGGAGATTGCACTGAAAATGCTCGCAaatcaaccaaaaaaaaaaactaatcttCTGAACAGAGAGCAAAATACAGTGTGCCTGAATTCCTAAATGGCCATGATTTTCACAGGACGCTGCAAAAATATACTTGCACAACATCTGAGTGTCTACCCATTTTCATGATAATGCAAAGAAATTTCTTCTGGCACCAACAATCTACCCAGCTTATCATCACAAATCACATGCCAACTCACCAACGAATTCGGATGTATTCATCTCACCTGGATCCGAAGGTACAGGCGGCGCACATAGAAATCCTCCAGGCCCAGACAGATCGGCGCGTACCCCTGCATGAAGCCAACCGCCGAATCAGGCTACCATTAAGGGAAGGACCAACCAAAATTGCGACGGAATCACCCGGATCCGGGCGGGGAGAGGCGGAATTCGGCCGCCCGCGTACCTTGACGTTCTTGGCCTTGAACCAGTCGACGAGCTTGCGGAAGAAATCCCTGAGCTGGCCGAAGGCAAAGAGCAGCCCGTAGCTGAACAGAGTGGTCAGCGCCGTTGTGTACGGCAGCCTCACCATCTTGCCCCCTCCCTAATCCCCTCCGGAATCTCCTCCTCTGGTTCCCGAGACGCCTCCACGCGCTCTCCGCGGAAATTCTCCGACTTCGTCCGGAGAGCTTGTCGCTCGGAATTCGAATCTTGGCTGACTCTGATTCAGATTCTTGGGTTCTTGGATTCCAAGATGGCTTCTTGGAGATCTCCCGAGTTGGCTTTGGATGCGGTGAGGCTCGAGCGAATGAGGCGTCGATGGGGATGGAGGGCGATGCGGTGAGAGTAGGGATTTAAGGGAGGGGGAGCGTGGAGGGGTTCGTCAATGGCGACGGCGCGACCTTGGGAGGAGGTGGAAGGGTTTGAACGTTGAACAGCACGACGGGGAGCGAAGGGAAGAACGGGAGGAAGGAGACAGACAGCCAGCCAATCAGCcaatctgtaaatatttttgttttcttgttcttttttgtaTTTCGGTTTTGCTTTTATGCGATTTCAGTGCCTTTGGGAAGAATATTTGTGAATTTGGAGGAATTGCAGATGTTTTTTTactaaaattaaaaaattatgttttatTGATCTCCTTCGTATACTTTGGATGGATGAATTGcactatgttttttttcttgaaaacgGATAGATCGCACTACAATTGTTGAGAAATTGTACCAACGGATTTCAATTGACTAGGTCGGCAACAATTAAATCCGAGGATATAACTTATTTGTTCATTTCGAATTGGTGGCCACTAAAGTGTTATTAGGCAATTTGAACATGTCAAGATAGAGCAAACTTTATTTTTTAGATAATTTGACATGAAGTAATGGAAAAACTGGAACAGAATATGAAGTACTAGTAGGTTTTCGTACGACTGAAGCTTTTACTCGTATCTTGGGGgcagaaaattcagaaaatagAAGGGTCATTTGTGTAAGCAATTAATGTTATATATAGGCTTTCGAAAATTGACATTGTGCATTGTGTACGTAGAGTCTGCTCATGCATGAACAGCGTGCATTGTTGAGTGCATTAATTATAGCTCATGCCAAGCTAATTGGGTCCACATCATTGGGACAAACCATTGATGAAGTGATAGATCGTTAAAATTGGTGTGCTAGTGAAAAGTTTCTTGCCAGTATCGTCAAACCACATACTCGTTCAAACAAACCTTTCGATATTTGGAGAAGTTTCTTGCCAGTATCGTCAACCTGCGTAGTCTTCTCGACAcatttgagatttttttttatccgGAACACCTAGATCTTCTAGGAGTCGGCTGTTGTTATCCGTGTTGGTATCCATGGGTACGTGAAGGGGACACTATTGAGCATGTGTTTTCACATTTAATTCGTAGTTCCAGTGTACATATTTTTTGAATTAATGGTATGGAATTACATTTTGGAAAGATGTGGTTATTAAAATTTATATTCAGTTCGACTTTTCAAATACTCAATTTTAGGTCTCGCGTATGCTGAGATTGAtgacattgatttttttttaattcgtaCTGAGATATATGTGTGTGTCCAGTTTCTCTCATGAACATTGTGCCTAGCTATAGATAATATGTTTACCTATTACcaccgaagaaaaaaaaaactatcaaATTAATGCCACGCCTCACTATTAACCGTGCTTGTAGTATTGTAAGGAACTTGAGtgttgcatttttcttttttgaacgaatgggcaCGAGACAATGcttatt containing:
- the LOC101773336 gene encoding long chain base biosynthesis protein 2a, which codes for MVRLPYTTALTTLFSYGLLFAFGQLRDFFRKLVDWFKAKNVKGYAPICLGLEDFYVRRLYLRIQDCFGRPIASAPDSWFDVVERTSNDNNKTLQRTSNTTRCLNLGSYNYLGFAAADEYCTPRVIQSLKKYSASTCSVRVDGGTTKLHTELEELAARFVGKPAAILFGMGYVTNSAIIPCLIGKGGLIISDSLNHNSIVNGARGSGATVRVFQHNSPAHLEEVLREQIAGGQPRTHRPWKKIIVIVEGIYSMEGELCKLPEIIAVCKKYKAYTYLDEAHSIGAVGQSGRGVCELLGVDPADVDIMMGTFTKSFGSCGGYIAASKEIIQHLKHSCPAHLYATSMSPPAVQQVISAIKVILGEDGSNRGAQKLARIRENSNFFRSELKKMGFEVLGDNDSPVMPIMLYNPAKIPAFSRECLRQKVAVVTVAFPATPLLLARARICISASHTREDLMKALDVISRVGDLVGIKYFPAEPPKIAEVGHDKLE